In the genome of Methylomagnum ishizawai, the window TTGCTCCCGTGCCAGGAGCGTGTCGATCTTGGCGCTGTCGAGGTCGCCGTGCAATTGTCCGCTCAGCATCAACACCGGCGCGTGGTCGCAAGCCCCGAGGCAGACGATGGGCAGCAAGGTATAGCGGCCATCCTGGGTGGTTTCGCCCAAGCCGATGCCCAGCCGCTTGCAAAGATGCGCCCGCACCGCGTCCGCGCCCAGCAGCCAGCAACTCACGCTGTCGCAATAATGGATGACCTTACGGCCCACGGGTTTCCGGTAGATCAGGTTGTAGAAGGTGGCGACGCCTTCCAATTCGGCGATGGGCATGCCCAGCAAATCGGCCACGGCGGCTAGGGCTTGGTCCGAAACCCAGCGGCGGTGGTGCTGGACGATCTTGAGGGCTTCGATGCTGGCGGCGGCGGGGTCGGGATAATGGGTGAGGGCCGCTTGGATTTCGGCGGTTTCGGCGGGGGTGAGGGCGGTGTCGGTGTTCATCGTGGGTGCCTCCAGAGTGCCAGTCATCGCCGCGCTTATCGATCCACATCCGCCATCACGAAATCGATGCTCCCCAGGATCGCGATCAAATCCGCGATCATCAAGCCTTTCGCCATCAGCGGAATCATCTGCAAATGCGCGAAAGACGGCGTGCGGATGCGGGTCCGGTACGACATCGACCCGCCATCGCTGACCAGGGCGTAGCGGTTCAACCCCTTGGTGGCTTCCACGCAGGCCGAGGTTTCCCCGGCGGGCATCACCGGCCCCCAACTGACGTTGAGGAAATGCTGGATCAGGGTTTCGATATCGTGCAGGGTGCGCGGTTTGGGGGGCGGCGTGGTCAGGGGATGCTCGGCCTTGTAGGGACCGGAAG includes:
- the nuoE gene encoding NADH-quinone oxidoreductase subunit NuoE; its protein translation is MNTDTALTPAETAEIQAALTHYPDPAAASIEALKIVQHHRRWVSDQALAAVADLLGMPIAELEGVATFYNLIYRKPVGRKVIHYCDSVSCWLLGADAVRAHLCKRLGIGLGETTQDGRYTLLPIVCLGACDHAPVLMLSGQLHGDLDSAKIDTLLAREQHRG